A DNA window from Enoplosus armatus isolate fEnoArm2 chromosome 9, fEnoArm2.hap1, whole genome shotgun sequence contains the following coding sequences:
- the LOC139290835 gene encoding sialic acid-binding Ig-like lectin 15 codes for MDVGLVCRTLSLLSSVIGAGLGSGDDGWSMNVQSEVRAIEGYPVVLPCTFSHPTHSQHSSLQVLWRLGHGQGATVLYRCASRPGAPTCEPGPQQDQRYRLEGNPREHDLSLRINSATLQDSGRYYCRVEVQGREHVSFEDKMGTRLRVEAPPKILALSVEGTEQSGYRAVCRVQGSPLPDVQWFGPDDVLEGSPVGPLAQGSAAHFHTVSQLRDVEPGQQYTCSASNPLGKEQSTLYVLAPRPPLSVTGAPPPLLLLLFASVGAKVLLLVGMGVWMVQGGALQGVSCWWK; via the exons ATGGACGTAGGGTTGGTGTGCCGCACTTTGAGTCTGCTGTCATCTGTTATAGGAG caggccTCGGCTCCGGAGATGACGGCTGGTCCATGAACGTGCAGTCGGAGGTCCGTGCCATCGAGGGCTACCCGGTGGTGCTGCCCTGCACCTTCAGCCACCCGACGCACTCCCAGCATTCCTCCCTGCAGGTGCTGTGGCGCCTGGGCCACGGCCAGGGCGCCACCGTCCTGTACCGCTGCGCCAGCCGGCCCGGGGCCCCCACCTGCGAGCCGGGGCCCCAGCAGGACCAGCGCTACCGGCTGGAGGGCAACCCAAGGGAGCACGACCTGTCACTGCGGATCAACAGCGCCACCCTGCAGGACAGCGGACGCTACTACTGCCGAGTGGAGGTTCAAGGACGAGAACATGTCAGCTTCGAGGACAAGATGGGAACCAGACTGAGAGTGGAGG CACCTCCAAAGATCCTGGCTCTGTCAGTGGAGGGCACCGAGCAGTCCGGGTACAGAGCTGTGTGTCGGGTCCAGGGCTCCCCGCTGCCGGACGTCCAGTGGTTCGGCCCTGACGACGTGCTGGAGGGTTCACCGGTCGGTCCGCTGGCTCAGGGCTCCGCGGCTCACTTCCACACCGTCAGCCAGCTGAGAGACGTGGAGCCGGGCCAGCAGTACACCTGCAGCGCCTCCAACCCGCTGGGCAAAGAGCAGTCCACCCTGTACGTCCTGGCCCCCAGACCCCCGCTGTCTGTCACTGGGGCCccgcctcctctcctgctcctcctgtttgCGTCTGTGGGGGCAAAGGTCCTCCTGCTGGTGGGGATGGGGGTGTGGATGGTGCAGGGAGGAGCTCTACAGGGAGTCAGCTGCTGGTGGAAATGA